A genomic stretch from uncultured Pseudodesulfovibrio sp. includes:
- a CDS encoding molybdopterin-binding protein, producing MKTMHVENAVGTVLCQDITRIVPGGEKGPAFRRGHVVTEADIPTLLDIGKEHLYVFDPQDGYVHEDDAARRIAQAAAGPGIELSTPVEGKITLRATHEGLLDINTDTLFKLNSVKDVIFGTIHTNQLVQKGRAMAGTRVIPLVVPEEIVSEAEAVLRENEPLIQVRPLKPCRVGIVTTGSEVYNGRIKDKFGPVVRNKFKGYGSTTIGQKLVSDDPEMTRNAILDFIANGADFVVVTGGMSVDPDDQTPTAIRMTGADIVTYGAPTFPGAMFMLARIGDTPVVGLPGCVMYYRASIFDLIIPRILAGKDVTREDIINLGHGGFCEGCETCRYPVCSFGKGA from the coding sequence ATGAAAACCATGCACGTTGAAAACGCCGTCGGCACGGTCCTGTGTCAGGATATTACCCGCATCGTACCCGGCGGAGAAAAAGGCCCTGCGTTCCGTCGCGGACATGTCGTCACTGAAGCTGATATCCCGACACTGCTGGATATCGGCAAGGAACATCTCTACGTTTTCGATCCTCAGGACGGATACGTCCATGAAGATGACGCGGCCCGACGTATCGCACAAGCCGCCGCTGGTCCCGGCATCGAACTGAGCACCCCGGTGGAGGGCAAGATCACCCTGCGCGCCACCCATGAAGGCCTGCTCGACATCAACACCGACACCCTTTTCAAACTGAACTCGGTCAAGGATGTCATTTTCGGGACTATCCACACCAACCAGCTCGTACAAAAAGGTCGCGCCATGGCAGGAACCCGCGTCATCCCGCTGGTGGTTCCCGAAGAAATCGTCTCTGAAGCCGAAGCCGTGCTCCGTGAAAACGAACCGCTCATTCAGGTTCGCCCGCTCAAGCCGTGCCGCGTGGGTATCGTCACTACAGGCAGCGAAGTATACAATGGTCGCATCAAGGACAAGTTCGGCCCGGTAGTCCGCAATAAATTCAAGGGATACGGCTCCACCACCATCGGGCAGAAGCTCGTGTCCGACGACCCTGAAATGACCAGGAACGCCATTCTGGACTTTATCGCCAACGGTGCCGATTTCGTGGTGGTCACCGGCGGCATGTCCGTTGACCCTGACGACCAGACTCCGACCGCCATCCGCATGACCGGAGCCGACATCGTGACCTACGGCGCGCCGACCTTCCCCGGCGCCATGTTCATGCTCGCCCGCATCGGCGACACCCCGGTCGTGGGGCTTCCCGGCTGTGTCATGTATTATCGCGCCAGCATTTTCGACCTGATCATACCCCGCATTCTGGCGGGCAAAGACGTGACGCGCGAAGATATCATCAACCTCGGGCACGGCGGTTTCTGCGAGGGATGCGAGACCTGTCGTTACCCCGTATGCAGCTTCGGTAAGGGAGCATAA
- a CDS encoding sigma 54-interacting transcriptional regulator: MSPTVHERKLSALRDIYQAIDQAFDLESALATVLHIMHERLYTQRAIATLRNPQTGQLSIAASHGQGAEKHCVSHLEDHMAERIFRSDEPYIIPASGNGPLFLTPVDASVIHRKTTTSIGVPIVVYDAPFGVLAVDRVFEDGVTINEDMDFLATVAILIAQIISLNDKIQEHEDILRRENISLKLQKIRKSKRPFIVGDSAIMHDVLRQIKTAAPTKATILLLGESGVGKSRIARTIHTLSERNTHAFVKVHLASIPDDNLESKLFGHANGPGRIEEAHGGTIFLDGIEALSLSLQAKLLDVLKEKKLKRQGSPHTRTVDVRILTASNRDLNDLVGQGRFRLDLFYRLNVFPLHIPPLRERKEDIPILLSHFLSRMVREYGRTMSLTPSALDALIRYDWPGNVREMQDLITRLFILSDSERVTLECLKTYLTPTQAAAVHGTMQPDDSTPCITSLKDFERNEIVAALERADWLQYKAAEALGLTARQMGYRVRKFGLEDLITEGRAMLRQTKEA; this comes from the coding sequence ATGTCTCCAACAGTCCACGAACGCAAACTGTCCGCTCTGCGGGACATTTATCAGGCCATTGACCAGGCGTTTGATCTCGAATCAGCGTTGGCAACAGTCCTGCACATCATGCACGAAAGGCTCTACACCCAGCGTGCAATCGCGACTCTGCGCAACCCGCAGACCGGACAGTTGTCGATCGCCGCAAGCCATGGTCAGGGTGCCGAAAAACACTGCGTCTCTCATCTGGAAGACCACATGGCCGAACGCATCTTTCGGTCCGATGAACCCTATATTATCCCTGCTTCCGGCAATGGACCGCTTTTCCTGACCCCCGTCGACGCAAGTGTGATTCATCGAAAGACCACGACCTCCATCGGGGTACCCATCGTGGTATATGACGCCCCCTTCGGAGTCCTTGCCGTGGACCGCGTATTCGAGGATGGCGTCACCATCAATGAGGATATGGACTTCCTGGCGACAGTCGCAATACTCATTGCCCAAATCATCAGCCTCAATGACAAGATTCAAGAGCATGAGGATATTCTCAGACGGGAAAACATCTCACTGAAACTGCAAAAGATCAGAAAATCGAAAAGACCATTCATCGTCGGAGACAGTGCAATCATGCATGATGTGCTGCGGCAGATAAAAACCGCTGCTCCCACCAAGGCGACTATTTTGCTGCTCGGAGAATCAGGTGTCGGCAAGTCACGTATCGCCCGTACCATTCACACACTTTCCGAGCGCAACACCCACGCCTTCGTCAAGGTGCACCTAGCATCAATCCCCGATGACAATCTGGAGTCCAAGCTCTTTGGTCATGCAAACGGCCCGGGCAGAATTGAAGAGGCCCACGGCGGTACAATCTTTCTGGACGGAATAGAAGCATTGTCCCTGTCTCTTCAAGCGAAACTGCTTGATGTCCTTAAGGAAAAGAAACTAAAGCGCCAGGGCAGTCCACACACACGGACCGTTGACGTCCGTATCCTGACCGCCTCGAACCGAGACTTAAACGATCTAGTGGGACAGGGCCGGTTTCGGCTTGACCTTTTCTATCGGCTCAACGTTTTCCCCCTTCACATTCCACCACTGAGAGAGCGAAAAGAAGACATCCCCATTTTACTCAGCCATTTTCTGAGTCGCATGGTCAGAGAGTATGGTCGCACCATGTCGCTCACGCCTTCGGCTCTGGATGCACTCATTCGATACGATTGGCCGGGCAATGTCCGTGAAATGCAAGACCTTATCACACGCCTTTTCATCCTGTCGGACAGCGAACGCGTCACCCTGGAATGTCTCAAGACCTACCTCACTCCGACACAGGCGGCTGCGGTGCACGGCACCATGCAACCCGACGATAGCACGCCATGCATCACTTCTCTCAAGGACTTTGAACGCAATGAAATTGTGGCTGCCCTTGAACGGGCGGACTGGCTCCAGTACAAAGCAGCTGAGGCGTTGGGCCTGACTGCCCGACAGATGGGCTACCGCGTCAGAAAATTCGGTCTGGAAGACCTGATAACCGAAGGCCGCGCCATGCTGCGGCAGACAAAAGAAGCGTAA
- a CDS encoding FUSC family protein, with translation MSYIKRIIASSHVRHGIKVGVASVLAYVMSGLMGMPYAYWAVITTVIVMQIHVADSIHMCLYRFTGTAIGAGMGILLILIFPATHFWTLVGIFVGTGICAYLTRYNARFRMAAITVAIVYLTSLGDEHRILFTMSRVAEIGIGVACAFLVSVVLWPRRAGAALRERLEHQFGQLAVRYTLLMNNFLSQQQKTDPDLFDDFAGETEKNKEMFHKVYSVERRFFRDDVDLLSTQVNVFRSVLERLQSMLTLLNQVEGVGFDIILAPELTELKRATTNALRAIGIGKPHDTKRLEEAVNNIETRFIELRREGVTSRFSAQRLFQVLGFISSAQRLGDYVVKVLKEREAAAKKEQPS, from the coding sequence ATGTCCTATATCAAAAGAATCATCGCAAGCAGTCACGTCCGGCACGGTATCAAGGTCGGTGTGGCGAGCGTGCTGGCGTATGTCATGTCGGGGCTCATGGGAATGCCGTATGCTTACTGGGCCGTCATCACGACTGTTATCGTCATGCAGATTCATGTGGCAGACTCCATTCATATGTGCCTGTATCGGTTCACCGGAACCGCCATCGGTGCGGGTATGGGCATTTTGCTCATCCTCATTTTCCCGGCAACGCATTTCTGGACGCTGGTCGGTATTTTTGTCGGTACCGGAATATGCGCCTATCTGACGCGCTACAATGCGCGTTTTCGCATGGCCGCTATTACCGTGGCTATCGTCTATCTGACCAGTCTTGGCGATGAGCACCGTATTTTGTTTACCATGTCCAGAGTGGCGGAAATCGGTATTGGTGTGGCGTGTGCCTTTCTTGTTTCAGTGGTGCTGTGGCCCCGAAGGGCAGGTGCAGCCCTGCGGGAACGGCTGGAGCACCAATTCGGACAACTGGCTGTTCGGTATACGCTGCTCATGAATAATTTTCTTTCCCAGCAACAGAAGACGGACCCCGATCTTTTCGATGATTTCGCAGGCGAGACCGAGAAGAACAAGGAGATGTTTCACAAAGTGTATTCCGTGGAGCGTCGTTTCTTTCGGGATGACGTTGACCTGCTTTCAACACAGGTCAATGTGTTTCGCTCCGTGCTGGAACGGCTGCAATCCATGCTTACTCTGCTGAATCAGGTGGAAGGAGTAGGGTTTGACATTATTCTTGCCCCGGAACTGACTGAGCTGAAGCGGGCCACCACAAATGCGTTGCGGGCTATCGGAATCGGAAAGCCGCACGACACGAAACGGCTGGAAGAAGCGGTCAACAATATTGAAACCCGGTTCATTGAATTGCGGCGTGAGGGTGTCACCAGCCGCTTTAGCGCGCAGCGACTCTTTCAGGTGCTTGGTTTCATCAGTTCTGCGCAGCGTCTTGGCGACTATGTGGTCAAGGTGCTCAAAGAGCGAGAGGCCGCAGCAAAGAAGGAACAGCCTTCCTGA
- a CDS encoding sigma-54 dependent transcriptional regulator, whose protein sequence is MTHAIGILIVDDEKDFATGLARLLGRQYPDEHIMAVLSGPEAVAALENDAFGLMLTDLNMPGMDGVELLRRARGMYPDLSVVMLTAYGTVETAVDALKIGAYDFLTKPVEPKKLFQVVERGLERSRLIGENARLQELLAKQTGPNELVGDSPAIRRLKDGVAAVAESEYTVLIRGESGTGKELVARTIHQLSGRNRKPLLTVNCPAIPDQLLESELFGHVKGAFTGADRDRKGIFVSADGGTLLLDEIGDISTGIQTKLLRALQEGEIRPVGSSRTVPVDVRILASTNQPLEDKIKDGSFREDLYYRLNVLNLNVPALRDRSEDIAILARHFLTISCDEMKVRQKTMSPDAVAYLTTKNWPGNVRELQNFIRRLAVFSSSETLELVHLRLVEGLDGFPGEGAQGLSPYKDAKEKVVDDFTRTYVEELLSGTRGNVSEAARQSGLSRVALQKILKRLAVDAGSFK, encoded by the coding sequence ATGACACATGCCATAGGCATACTCATAGTTGATGATGAAAAGGACTTTGCTACCGGCCTGGCACGGCTGCTGGGCCGACAATATCCTGACGAGCATATCATGGCGGTGCTTTCCGGTCCCGAGGCTGTCGCGGCGCTGGAGAATGATGCTTTCGGCCTGATGCTGACCGACCTGAATATGCCGGGCATGGACGGTGTCGAACTGCTGCGGCGGGCCAGGGGAATGTACCCTGACTTGAGCGTGGTCATGCTGACTGCATACGGCACTGTGGAAACTGCGGTGGATGCACTCAAGATCGGAGCGTATGATTTTCTGACCAAGCCTGTGGAACCAAAAAAACTGTTTCAGGTCGTTGAACGGGGGCTTGAGCGCAGTCGTCTTATCGGAGAAAACGCCCGTCTTCAGGAATTGCTTGCCAAGCAGACTGGTCCCAATGAATTGGTGGGTGACAGCCCGGCCATACGCCGTCTCAAGGATGGTGTGGCGGCTGTTGCCGAGTCTGAATACACTGTTCTTATCCGGGGTGAATCCGGGACAGGTAAGGAACTCGTGGCCCGGACCATCCATCAGTTGAGTGGACGAAACCGTAAACCGTTGCTCACAGTCAACTGCCCGGCTATTCCCGATCAGTTGCTTGAAAGTGAGTTGTTTGGGCATGTCAAAGGGGCGTTTACCGGTGCCGACCGTGATCGAAAGGGGATTTTTGTGTCAGCGGACGGCGGCACATTGCTGCTGGATGAAATCGGTGACATCTCGACGGGCATCCAGACCAAGCTGCTCCGTGCCTTGCAGGAAGGGGAAATCCGTCCTGTCGGTTCCAGCAGAACCGTTCCCGTGGATGTACGAATCCTTGCATCCACCAATCAACCCCTTGAGGATAAGATCAAGGACGGCAGTTTTCGTGAAGACCTGTATTATCGCCTTAACGTCCTGAATCTGAATGTCCCGGCTTTGCGCGATCGCAGTGAGGACATTGCCATCCTTGCGCGACATTTCCTGACCATCTCCTGCGATGAAATGAAGGTCAGACAAAAGACCATGTCACCGGATGCAGTAGCCTACCTGACTACCAAGAACTGGCCCGGAAACGTTCGTGAGTTGCAGAATTTCATTCGTCGTCTGGCAGTTTTTTCGTCCAGTGAAACCCTGGAACTGGTGCATCTTCGTCTCGTGGAAGGCCTTGATGGCTTCCCCGGTGAAGGGGCGCAGGGGCTAAGCCCATACAAGGATGCCAAGGAAAAGGTCGTGGACGACTTCACCCGTACCTATGTGGAAGAACTGCTCTCCGGCACTCGCGGTAATGTTTCCGAGGCTGCTCGCCAGAGCGGACTGTCCAGAGTCGCGCTGCAAAAGATCCTCAAGCGGCTGGCAGTGGATGCCGGATCGTTCAAGTAA